The proteins below are encoded in one region of Mycobacterium pseudokansasii:
- a CDS encoding CaiB/BaiF CoA transferase family protein produces MKPLEGIRVLEVAMYGFVPSAGAVLAEWGADVIKVEHAVTGDPQRGLRQTGMLRVEGDPNPNIEHANRGKRSIGLDMSVPEGKEVLYELARRSDVFLTSFLPDARQKFGIDVDDIRAVNPSIIYARGSALGPRGEEATKGGYDMTAFWCRAGTAATITPMGYAGMINPPGPAYGDTISGTNLAGGIAAALLKRERTGEPSVVDVSLLGSGLWSLGHTVALTRHLGQRMQAPPPGVHGAPNNPLVGLYPTSDGRYISFVMMQPTKFWADVCRHIDRPELADDPRFATVETIAANTADAVEILTKVIAARTLAEWSERFATLAGPWAPVQDTLQAADDAQIRANEYLVRAGQLELVANPVQFDVTAPHTGPAPGFAEQTDEILLELGLDWDRIIELKTAGAVT; encoded by the coding sequence ATGAAACCCCTTGAAGGCATCCGCGTCCTGGAAGTCGCCATGTACGGCTTCGTCCCGTCGGCCGGCGCCGTGCTGGCCGAATGGGGCGCCGACGTCATCAAAGTAGAGCATGCGGTGACCGGCGACCCGCAGCGCGGACTCCGTCAGACCGGCATGCTGCGGGTGGAGGGCGACCCGAACCCCAACATCGAACACGCCAACCGCGGGAAACGCAGCATCGGCCTGGACATGTCGGTGCCGGAAGGCAAAGAAGTGCTCTACGAGCTGGCCCGCCGCTCCGATGTGTTCCTGACCAGTTTCCTGCCCGACGCACGACAGAAATTCGGCATCGACGTCGACGACATCCGGGCGGTGAACCCGTCGATCATCTACGCCCGCGGCAGCGCGCTCGGCCCCCGCGGCGAGGAAGCTACCAAAGGCGGCTACGACATGACCGCCTTCTGGTGCCGGGCGGGAACCGCTGCCACTATCACTCCGATGGGCTATGCGGGCATGATCAATCCGCCCGGGCCGGCCTATGGCGACACCATCTCCGGCACCAACCTCGCCGGTGGCATCGCGGCGGCATTGCTCAAGCGGGAGCGCACCGGTGAGCCGTCCGTCGTCGACGTGTCGTTGCTGGGCAGTGGATTGTGGTCGCTGGGCCACACCGTGGCCTTGACAAGGCATTTGGGTCAGCGGATGCAAGCCCCGCCGCCCGGCGTGCACGGTGCGCCCAACAACCCTCTGGTGGGGCTGTATCCGACGTCCGATGGCCGCTACATCTCATTCGTGATGATGCAGCCCACCAAGTTCTGGGCCGACGTGTGCCGGCACATCGACCGGCCCGAATTGGCCGACGATCCACGCTTCGCGACCGTCGAGACCATTGCCGCCAATACGGCAGATGCCGTCGAGATCTTGACCAAAGTGATCGCAGCACGCACGCTTGCCGAGTGGAGCGAACGCTTTGCGACGCTCGCGGGACCATGGGCGCCGGTGCAGGACACCCTGCAAGCGGCCGACGACGCGCAAATCCGGGCGAACGAATATCTGGTGCGTGCGGGCCAACTCGAGCTGGTGGCCAACCCGGTGCAATTCGACGTCACCGCGCCCCATACCGGGCCGGCACCCGGATTCGCCGAGCAGACCGACGAGATCCTCTTGGAACTCGGACTGGACTGGGATCGCATCATCGAACTCAAGACGGCCGGCGCCGTCACCTGA
- a CDS encoding aldehyde dehydrogenase family protein, whose protein sequence is MPTQQTAGTIAEGPTAGGLAGAPSQSRADRRLLIDGRLVATDTTFPSVNPATAAILGYAPDAGAAEARAAVAAARCAFDTTTWPTDVELRTRCLDQLHRALLDHAEELRELTIAEVGATHALTRGAQLDEPIGIVRYYADLLPGYQFSEDLGERESRGMRHHRWVEKEAAGVVAAIIAYNYPNQLALAKLAPALAAGCTVVLKAAPDTPLITLALGELIANHTDIPPGVVNVLSSSDAVVGEALTTSPDVDVVTFTGSTAVGRRIMAAASGTVKRVFLELGGKSAVIMLDDADFAGAAMFAAFSMVTHAGQGCALTSRLLVPNKHHDEIVELIAQNFAKVRHGDPADPKTYMGPLINERQRDKVDGMVQRAVAAGATLVTGGKRLDPGYFYAPTLLINVDPDSEIAQEEVFGPVLVVIGYDDDDHAVRIANNSIYGLAGAVFSRDQDRALAVARRIRTGSFSINGGNYFGADSPFGGFKQSGVGREMGVAGLEEFLERKTFAVPVIAASAHGARA, encoded by the coding sequence ATGCCAACGCAGCAGACGGCGGGAACCATCGCGGAGGGTCCAACAGCCGGCGGGCTGGCCGGCGCCCCGAGTCAGTCACGGGCCGACCGGCGACTATTGATCGACGGCCGACTGGTCGCCACCGATACGACATTTCCGTCCGTCAACCCCGCCACGGCCGCGATCCTGGGATATGCACCCGACGCCGGGGCGGCGGAAGCCCGGGCGGCGGTCGCGGCGGCCCGGTGTGCCTTCGACACCACCACCTGGCCGACCGACGTCGAGTTGCGCACCCGGTGTCTGGACCAACTCCATCGGGCACTACTCGACCATGCCGAGGAATTGCGAGAGCTCACGATCGCCGAAGTCGGCGCCACCCATGCCCTGACCCGCGGAGCGCAACTCGACGAGCCGATCGGCATCGTGCGCTATTACGCCGACCTGCTGCCCGGCTACCAGTTCTCCGAGGACCTCGGCGAGCGGGAATCACGGGGGATGCGCCATCACCGCTGGGTGGAGAAGGAAGCCGCTGGTGTGGTCGCGGCGATCATCGCCTACAACTATCCCAACCAGCTCGCGCTGGCCAAGCTGGCTCCGGCCCTGGCCGCAGGCTGCACCGTGGTGCTCAAGGCCGCACCGGACACCCCGCTGATCACGCTGGCGCTGGGTGAGCTGATCGCCAACCACACCGATATTCCGCCCGGGGTCGTCAACGTGCTGAGTTCGTCGGATGCCGTCGTCGGCGAGGCGCTGACCACCAGTCCCGACGTCGACGTGGTCACCTTCACCGGATCCACCGCGGTCGGCCGGCGGATCATGGCGGCGGCCAGTGGGACGGTCAAACGGGTGTTCCTGGAATTGGGCGGCAAGTCCGCGGTGATCATGCTCGACGACGCCGACTTCGCCGGCGCGGCCATGTTCGCGGCGTTCAGCATGGTCACCCACGCCGGTCAGGGCTGCGCACTCACGTCGCGGCTGCTGGTACCCAATAAGCATCACGACGAAATCGTCGAACTCATCGCGCAGAACTTCGCCAAGGTCCGCCACGGCGACCCGGCCGACCCGAAGACCTACATGGGCCCGCTGATCAACGAACGCCAGCGGGACAAGGTCGACGGCATGGTGCAACGGGCCGTCGCGGCCGGGGCGACCCTGGTCACCGGGGGCAAGCGACTGGATCCCGGCTACTTCTATGCGCCCACCCTGCTCATCAACGTCGACCCGGACAGCGAGATCGCCCAGGAGGAGGTGTTCGGTCCGGTGCTCGTCGTGATCGGGTACGACGATGATGATCACGCCGTCCGGATCGCCAACAACTCGATCTACGGCTTGGCCGGCGCGGTGTTCAGTCGCGACCAGGACCGGGCGCTGGCGGTCGCGCGCCGCATCCGCACCGGTTCGTTTTCCATCAACGGCGGCAACTACTTCGGCGCCGACAGCCCATTCGGCGGTTTCAAGCAGTCGGGCGTCGGTCGCGAGATGGGAGTCGCCGGACTTGAAGAGTTCTTGGAACGCAAGACTTTTGCGGTTCCAGTGATCGCGGCGTCGGCGCACGGGGCCCGCGCATGA
- a CDS encoding SDR family NAD(P)-dependent oxidoreductase encodes MKTAVVTGGALGIGLAIARRLRSDGIDVATIDRQQFDTELAYTADVTDRPQVDAALAAIRDRLGPVTILVNAAGLDGFKRFANITFEDWQRVIDVNLNGVFHTIQAVLPDMVAAGWGRIVNISSSSTHSGTPYMAHYVAAKSAVNGLTKSLALEYGPSGITVNAIPPGFIDTPMLRKAAEQGFLGDIEESIARTPVRRMGQPEDIAAACAFLVSEEAGYITGQILGVNGGRNT; translated from the coding sequence ATGAAGACCGCCGTCGTCACCGGCGGCGCATTGGGCATCGGGCTGGCGATCGCCCGTCGGCTGCGATCCGACGGTATCGATGTCGCCACCATCGACCGTCAGCAGTTCGACACCGAGCTCGCCTACACGGCCGACGTCACGGATCGCCCGCAGGTCGACGCTGCCCTGGCGGCGATCCGCGACCGGCTGGGGCCGGTCACGATCTTGGTCAATGCCGCGGGCCTGGACGGGTTCAAGCGGTTCGCCAACATCACCTTCGAGGACTGGCAGCGGGTGATCGACGTCAACCTCAACGGGGTCTTCCACACCATTCAGGCGGTGCTGCCCGACATGGTGGCAGCCGGGTGGGGACGGATCGTCAACATCTCGTCGTCGAGCACCCATTCGGGCACTCCCTATATGGCGCACTACGTGGCGGCCAAATCGGCGGTCAACGGGCTGACCAAATCACTGGCGCTCGAATACGGGCCCAGCGGCATCACCGTCAACGCCATCCCGCCCGGGTTCATCGACACCCCGATGCTGCGCAAGGCCGCCGAGCAAGGGTTTCTCGGCGACATCGAGGAGAGCATCGCGCGCACCCCGGTGCGCCGGATGGGCCAGCCCGAAGACATCGCTGCGGCCTGCGCATTTCTGGTGTCCGAGGAAGCCGGCTACATCACAGGCCAGATTCTGGGTGTCAACGGCGGCCGGAACACCTGA
- a CDS encoding ferredoxin — protein sequence MKVWVDPERCQGHTLCSMIAPDSFQLSDIDGTSSAVNEVVPADQQDRVREAAQSCPEQAIVIADE from the coding sequence GTGAAGGTTTGGGTTGATCCCGAACGCTGCCAGGGCCATACCCTGTGCTCCATGATCGCTCCGGATTCATTCCAGCTCAGTGACATCGACGGGACCTCGTCGGCGGTCAACGAAGTGGTTCCGGCCGACCAGCAGGACCGGGTGCGTGAAGCCGCGCAGTCCTGCCCCGAGCAGGCCATCGTCATCGCCGACGAGTAA
- a CDS encoding cytochrome P450: MPRYHFDRHSAEYRSRFNAITEEMHARCPMAWSDTYGGHWVAAGSHEVFELARCPAVSNDHDVNNERRGYKGISIPTASRINGVRGGILEMDDPEHRSYRNVLNPYLSPAAVKRWVPFVDEVTRACLDERIEHGSIDFVDDLANVVPAVLTLALMGIPLQNWKMYSEPTHAAVYTPEHSPDIQRVTEMHRQMGLDLVNNMVEIRNNPRPGVVNALLEMRIDGKPAPDLEILGNLGLLIGGGFDTTTALTAHALEWLSENPEQRELLSRQRETLLDSATEEFLRYFTPAPGDGRTFADDVELDGLHFKEGERLWISWAMANRDAAVFPDPGKVVLDRKGNRHFSFGIGVHRCIGSNVARTVFKSMLTAVLDRMPDYGCDPAGTVHYETIGVIQGMRKLPATFTPGRRIGAGLDETLDKLQRICEEQELARPVTERKEAAVIR, encoded by the coding sequence ATGCCTCGGTACCACTTCGACCGGCACTCCGCGGAGTACCGGTCCCGGTTCAATGCGATCACCGAGGAGATGCACGCCCGGTGCCCGATGGCGTGGAGCGACACCTACGGCGGGCATTGGGTCGCCGCGGGTAGCCACGAGGTCTTCGAACTCGCCCGCTGCCCCGCGGTCTCCAACGATCATGATGTCAACAACGAACGCCGCGGCTACAAGGGCATTTCGATTCCGACCGCCAGCCGGATCAACGGCGTGCGCGGCGGAATCCTGGAGATGGACGATCCCGAGCACCGCAGCTACCGCAACGTGCTCAACCCGTATCTGTCGCCGGCCGCCGTCAAACGCTGGGTGCCGTTCGTCGACGAGGTGACACGCGCGTGCCTCGACGAGAGGATCGAGCACGGCAGCATCGACTTCGTCGACGATCTGGCCAACGTCGTGCCCGCCGTTCTGACCTTGGCGCTCATGGGTATTCCGCTGCAGAACTGGAAGATGTACAGCGAGCCGACGCACGCCGCGGTGTATACCCCGGAGCACTCCCCGGACATCCAGCGGGTTACCGAGATGCACCGGCAGATGGGGCTCGACCTGGTCAACAACATGGTCGAGATTCGCAACAATCCGCGGCCCGGGGTGGTCAACGCCCTGCTCGAAATGCGCATCGACGGCAAACCCGCGCCCGATCTGGAAATCCTGGGCAACCTCGGATTGCTCATCGGCGGCGGCTTCGACACCACCACGGCACTGACTGCGCATGCGCTGGAATGGCTTTCGGAGAATCCCGAACAGCGCGAGCTGCTCAGCAGGCAACGCGAAACCCTGCTCGACTCGGCGACCGAGGAATTTCTGCGCTACTTCACCCCCGCCCCCGGCGACGGCCGGACTTTCGCCGACGACGTCGAACTCGACGGGTTGCATTTCAAAGAGGGTGAGCGGCTGTGGATTTCGTGGGCCATGGCCAACCGCGACGCCGCGGTCTTCCCCGACCCGGGCAAGGTCGTTCTCGACCGTAAAGGCAACCGGCACTTCAGCTTCGGCATCGGTGTGCACCGCTGCATCGGATCCAACGTGGCGCGCACCGTGTTCAAGTCCATGCTGACCGCGGTCCTCGACCGGATGCCCGACTACGGTTGCGACCCTGCGGGCACCGTCCACTACGAGACCATCGGTGTCATCCAGGGGATGCGCAAGCTACCGGCCACCTTCACGCCGGGTCGCCGGATCGGTGCGGGCCTTGACGAAACTCTCGACAAGCTGCAGCGCATTTGCGAAGAGCAGGAGCTCGCCAGGCCGGTCACCGAACGCAAAGAGGCTGCGGTCATTCGGTGA
- a CDS encoding acyl-CoA dehydrogenase family protein yields MQLTFDPDVEAFRAEFAAFLDENLPAASETGERPRSVSHMPAWACRWQRLLFDNGWLLPGQPPEFGGRNATVVQQFVHLEELCRRRIYHSFNPQGVNIVAASLLSFGTEEQKHRWAVPILRAEITASLGMSEPSAGSDLASLRTRAVLDGDHFVVNGQKVWTSGAHDADVLLTFVRTDADAPKHKGISALLIPTDTTGVVCRPFPSICSADDLDFNEVFFTDVSVPAENLVGPLNQGWRVANGSLGHERTMMWLGFADRLDNLLADFRPGTELERDRYATMVMDKQALRLLGSVALARAARGEDDTAAISVLKLLGSEAELQACEHALSAAGSEGLVHPALTGPYAPMNLDHYFASWFERYARSFSGTIAGGTSEIQRNIIAQRVLRLPRG; encoded by the coding sequence GTGCAGCTGACTTTTGATCCCGACGTCGAGGCGTTCCGGGCGGAGTTCGCGGCCTTCCTCGACGAAAACCTACCTGCCGCAAGCGAAACGGGCGAGCGGCCACGGTCGGTCTCGCATATGCCGGCCTGGGCGTGCCGTTGGCAGCGCCTGTTGTTCGACAACGGCTGGCTGCTGCCCGGCCAGCCGCCGGAGTTCGGCGGGCGCAACGCGACGGTGGTGCAACAGTTCGTGCACCTCGAGGAACTGTGCCGGCGACGGATCTATCACAGTTTCAATCCTCAAGGTGTGAATATCGTTGCCGCGTCGCTGTTGTCGTTCGGCACCGAGGAACAGAAACACCGCTGGGCGGTACCGATCCTGCGGGCCGAGATCACCGCTTCGCTGGGGATGAGCGAGCCCAGCGCCGGATCCGACCTGGCGTCGCTGCGCACCCGGGCGGTGCTGGACGGCGATCACTTCGTCGTCAACGGGCAGAAGGTGTGGACCTCCGGGGCCCATGACGCCGACGTGTTGCTGACGTTCGTACGCACCGACGCGGATGCGCCAAAACACAAGGGCATCAGTGCATTACTCATCCCGACCGATACCACGGGTGTGGTGTGCCGGCCGTTCCCGTCCATCTGCTCGGCCGACGACCTGGATTTCAACGAAGTGTTCTTCACCGATGTGTCGGTGCCGGCGGAAAACCTGGTGGGTCCGCTCAACCAGGGCTGGCGCGTGGCCAACGGCTCCCTCGGGCACGAGCGCACCATGATGTGGCTGGGTTTCGCCGATCGGCTGGACAATCTGCTGGCCGACTTTCGTCCCGGCACGGAACTGGAACGCGACCGCTACGCCACCATGGTGATGGACAAACAGGCGCTGCGCCTCTTGGGTTCGGTGGCGCTGGCGCGCGCCGCCCGCGGCGAGGACGACACCGCCGCCATCTCGGTGCTCAAGCTGCTGGGCTCGGAGGCGGAGCTGCAGGCTTGTGAGCATGCGTTGTCAGCCGCCGGCTCTGAGGGGCTCGTCCACCCCGCGCTGACCGGCCCGTATGCGCCGATGAACCTCGATCACTACTTTGCGAGCTGGTTCGAGCGTTACGCCCGCAGCTTTTCCGGCACCATCGCCGGAGGCACGTCGGAAATCCAGCGCAACATCATTGCCCAACGGGTGCTGCGGCTCCCGCGGGGCTGA
- a CDS encoding acyl-CoA dehydrogenase family protein produces the protein MLLEFDADQRLWQDTVRDVVAKQCPPSLVRAVAEDAVDTSPLWKVYVDLGWTELNDPAGAVGLAIVLEELGHATDPTPFLATMSQFAPLAVDHFDPHQSGTAVYSGVTARRDADGWVLDGTARHVLDGDRAARLAVVTDAGVFIVDAHQVSARRESVFDPVLHVADVSFDRVRAPENVRVTADRERARHIALTGMAITMVGACQRILDLVLDHVRSRHQFGVPIGSFQAVQHKAADMHVAVQRARALAYFAALTIAADDPRRRLAAAMAKASAGECQSLVFRHGLQLHGAMGFTWENDLQFALKRAKAGELMLGGAAEHRAQIAQEYRAADF, from the coding sequence ATGCTGTTGGAGTTCGATGCCGATCAGCGCTTGTGGCAGGACACCGTGCGCGATGTCGTCGCCAAGCAGTGCCCGCCGTCGCTGGTGCGCGCCGTGGCCGAAGACGCCGTGGACACCAGCCCGCTATGGAAGGTGTATGTCGACCTCGGCTGGACGGAACTCAACGATCCGGCCGGCGCGGTGGGGCTGGCGATCGTGTTGGAGGAGTTGGGGCATGCCACCGACCCAACCCCCTTCCTGGCGACGATGAGCCAGTTCGCGCCGCTGGCCGTGGACCACTTCGACCCGCATCAGTCGGGTACCGCCGTGTACAGCGGAGTGACGGCGCGCCGGGACGCCGACGGATGGGTGCTCGACGGTACCGCACGCCACGTTCTCGACGGCGATCGCGCCGCCCGATTGGCGGTGGTCACCGACGCCGGGGTGTTCATCGTGGACGCCCATCAGGTCTCGGCCCGTCGCGAATCCGTATTCGACCCGGTGCTGCATGTCGCCGACGTGTCCTTCGATCGGGTTCGGGCACCCGAGAATGTTCGGGTAACCGCCGATCGGGAACGCGCGCGCCACATTGCGCTGACCGGCATGGCCATCACGATGGTGGGTGCCTGCCAGCGCATTCTGGATCTGGTGCTCGACCATGTCCGCAGCCGGCACCAATTCGGGGTTCCGATCGGGTCGTTCCAGGCGGTGCAGCACAAGGCGGCCGACATGCACGTCGCGGTGCAACGGGCCCGGGCGCTGGCCTACTTCGCGGCGCTGACCATCGCCGCCGACGACCCGCGACGGCGGCTGGCCGCCGCCATGGCCAAGGCCAGCGCGGGGGAGTGCCAGTCGCTGGTGTTCCGGCACGGCTTACAGCTGCACGGCGCAATGGGATTCACCTGGGAGAACGATCTGCAATTCGCGCTCAAGCGGGCCAAAGCCGGTGAGCTCATGCTCGGTGGCGCCGCCGAGCATCGGGCCCAGATCGCGCAGGAGTACCGTGCAGCTGACTTTTGA
- a CDS encoding nuclear transport factor 2 family protein has protein sequence MSATATTLWEIEAIKQLKARYCRYLDTKRWDDWRQLFTDDFVSDTSQSGGRVIRGADEFVSYVRNALGKPSQPTVHHVHAPELALTSPTTATGIWALEDVVRLGPGVNLNGRGHYHETYEKLDGSWLIKSSTLTRLREDVFNSLFSVRISPRLRDRAASLARRLGR, from the coding sequence ATGTCCGCCACCGCAACGACACTGTGGGAGATCGAGGCGATCAAGCAACTCAAGGCCCGATACTGCCGATACCTGGACACCAAGCGCTGGGACGACTGGCGGCAGCTGTTCACCGACGACTTCGTCAGCGACACCTCGCAGTCGGGCGGGAGGGTGATCCGCGGCGCCGACGAGTTCGTGTCCTATGTGCGCAACGCCCTGGGCAAGCCGTCGCAACCGACGGTGCATCACGTGCACGCCCCCGAACTCGCCCTGACGTCGCCGACGACCGCGACCGGGATCTGGGCGCTCGAGGACGTGGTGCGGTTGGGTCCGGGCGTCAATCTCAACGGGCGCGGTCACTACCATGAAACCTACGAGAAGCTCGACGGCAGTTGGCTGATCAAGTCCTCGACGCTGACCCGGCTGCGTGAGGACGTCTTCAATTCCCTTTTTTCCGTGCGTATCTCGCCTCGGCTACGGGACAGGGCAGCATCACTGGCGCGGCGGCTCGGCCGGTGA
- a CDS encoding NAD-dependent epimerase/dehydratase family protein, whose protein sequence is MTGAKKLVIGASGFLGSHVTRQLVAAGEDARVMVRRTSVTKGIDDLVRTHSVERCYGDIFDDAALRAAMAGCDVVYYCVVDARMWLRDPAPLFRTNVEGLRQVLDAALDAKLRKFVFTSSTGTLAINDQRAVTEDDLHNWNDGGAYIESRVAAENLVMQYVREKGLPAVAMCISTTYGPGDWAPTPHGSLIARVAAGRFPFYLGFSAEVVGIEDAARAMLLAADRGRIGERYIISDRYLSSREIHEIAARAVGRRPPRIGIPMPVMSAVARLNDLAARLLRRDLLFAYVGARMAELMSPLDHSKAERELGWTPEPVEDSIRKAARFFVAHSAD, encoded by the coding sequence ATGACCGGAGCCAAGAAACTAGTCATCGGGGCCAGCGGCTTCCTGGGCTCGCACGTCACCCGCCAACTCGTCGCGGCAGGCGAAGATGCGCGGGTCATGGTGCGGCGCACCAGTGTCACCAAGGGCATCGACGACCTCGTGCGAACGCACAGCGTCGAACGCTGTTACGGAGACATCTTCGACGACGCCGCGCTACGGGCGGCCATGGCCGGCTGCGACGTCGTCTACTACTGCGTGGTCGACGCCCGGATGTGGCTGCGCGACCCCGCACCGCTGTTCCGCACCAATGTCGAAGGCCTGCGGCAGGTGCTTGACGCGGCCCTCGACGCGAAACTGCGCAAGTTCGTATTCACCAGCAGCACCGGCACCTTGGCAATCAACGACCAACGTGCGGTCACCGAGGACGATCTGCACAACTGGAACGACGGCGGCGCCTACATCGAATCCCGGGTGGCCGCGGAGAACCTGGTCATGCAGTACGTGCGCGAGAAGGGGCTGCCGGCGGTCGCGATGTGTATCTCGACCACTTACGGGCCCGGCGACTGGGCCCCGACCCCTCATGGTTCGCTCATCGCGCGCGTCGCCGCCGGGCGGTTCCCGTTCTATCTCGGCTTCTCCGCAGAGGTGGTTGGTATCGAAGACGCTGCGCGCGCAATGCTTCTGGCAGCTGACCGGGGCCGCATCGGCGAGCGTTACATCATTTCCGATCGCTACCTGAGCAGCCGGGAAATCCATGAGATTGCGGCCCGCGCGGTGGGCCGGCGACCGCCGCGCATCGGGATCCCCATGCCCGTCATGAGTGCCGTGGCGCGCCTCAACGACCTGGCCGCCCGCCTGCTGCGTCGCGACCTGCTCTTCGCCTACGTCGGAGCGCGCATGGCGGAACTGATGTCGCCGCTGGATCACAGCAAAGCCGAACGCGAACTGGGCTGGACACCGGAACCGGTGGAAGATTCCATCCGCAAGGCCGCCCGGTTTTTCGTCGCGCACTCAGCCGATTAG